The Ascaphus truei isolate aAscTru1 chromosome 3, aAscTru1.hap1, whole genome shotgun sequence genome includes a region encoding these proteins:
- the LOC142490127 gene encoding uncharacterized protein LOC142490127, which translates to MLHLFKKKHVLPTGAQTALDLVRTREGKKYTKHATNLYKLAGVPPTGRLQPSIWSKMITESRGMLEDKGLLEVAQAHLRVAGKLCDEGYEEVRGEGGAENTDPLYGYMKLVKTEETPYPPPYQDGARPSPKGWVCHHCGMQNPEWRSFCYNCGVPRPGPPPILSEKSAPSSPAQTLPPAPLYPILTPSGSFYQGPDTGKGPSDTQGPKPAGTQGPMVSETHDAMSTLQVLFPFTSLQEFLTSPEAIAARQQRRQAIRPDSRSESETSNLGDFDDPLYPGPNPPPTSTPRAPPLIINPTPVVPTRPPLSDTLPRAPEQWLPALSKPFVTRQGKQVIVTVGTGDITTAVVDVIVNPANSQLQHGSGLARSISLAAGPSMQRDCNLIISRTGQVPPGQIAVTGPGNLPIALIIHAVGPRYDPDSAEVCESQLKSVVWNTLIHLSDQACVERGISSVAFPLVSTGLFRYPLKPAVNTIISTIFEFVATQPTTLSDIVPSAVPPLPGSQIYHTQGISAIKTEPTAEGQTNNATHNTPKLGLQYVTFTPTQVSTLVSGLPDPEKQPMPFYRRMCQIQKTYGCTWQDLQSLTEIKCTDSFLPLMAPAFDLSQSQPIDTYSSGLTYCQQLKLWAQEALTELQGSLQEITQQTDESVEQYGSRIRILFEDLGFATQAKAHRMILTKAFIDGLNEQLKDKIMSIRPDCIGGTLQDAILVAKGFARSQAKELKDKGKKKALALMMQENECTDAVLCPSLNTSPPAPASFPPPSAPAPFQPPSNNPYPPPPFPPYPQPYPYPAPAPAYTPYYPQHTPQQGYYPNNGPRQDRRQNGGGRSQGGPTCWNCGIVGHVRRECRKPRPDQLPEGPPPRS; encoded by the coding sequence ATGTTGcacttatttaagaaaaaacatgtgTTGCCCACAGGGGCACAGACAGCACTAGATTTAGTCCGCACTCGAGAAGGAAAGAAATATACCAAACATGCTACTAATCTATATAAACTGGCTGGAGTCCCGCCTACGGGAAGATTACAACCCAGCATATGGTCTAAAATGATAACCGAATCCCGGGGAATGCTGGAAGACAAAGGTCTTTTAGAGGTAGCACAGGCTCATCTCCGAGTAGCGGGAAAATTGTGTGATGAAGGTTATGAAGAAgtacggggggagggtggagcaGAAAATACTGATCCCCTATATGGATATATGAAGCTTGTTAAAACTgaggaaaccccatatccgccgcCATACCAAGATGGCGCCCGCCCTAGTCCAAAGGGGTGGGTCTGTCACCATTGTGGTATGCAAAACCCGGAATGGCGGAGTTTCTGCTATAATTGTGGTGTGCCCCGTCCCGGCCCACCGCCCATCTTATCCGAGAAGTCCGCCCCTTCCTCTCCCGCCCAGACGCTCCCTCCCGCCCCTCTATATCCTATCCTCACCCCTTCCGGTTCCTTTTACCAAGGCCCGGATACAGGAAAAGGACCTAGTGACACGCAAGGCCCTAAGCCTGCTGGAACGCAAGGCCCGATGGTCAGTGAAACGCATGACGCTATGTCTACACTACAAGTACTTTTTCCCTTCACCTCGCTTCAAGAATTTCTCACTTCCCCAGAAGCCATCGCTGCGCGTCAACAAAGGCGACAGGCAATACGACCTGATAGTAGGTCGGAGTCCGAAACATCAAATCTAGGGGACTTTGACGACCCTTTATATCCAGGCCCTAATCCACCACCCACCTCTACGCCCCGGGCTCCGCCGCTCATAATCAATCCCACGCCAGTAGTTCCTACCAGACCACCTCTTTCTGACACACTCCCCCGGGCACCGGAACAGTGGCTTCCGGCACTATCCAAACCGTTTGTCACACGACAGGGCAAGCAAGTTATTGTCACTGTAGGAACTGGGGACATAACCACAGCGGTGGTAGATGTAATAGTTAACCCTGCTAACTCCCAACTCCAACACGGGAGTGGACTGGCCCGGAGTATCTCTCTTGCCGCAGGCCCCTCCATGCAGCGGGATTGCAACCTAATCATTTCACGCACAGGCCAAGTACCCCCGGGACAAATTGCTGTCACTGGCCCCGGTAACTTGCCTATAGCCCTTATAATACATGCCGTAGGTCCCCGGTATGACCCTGATTCTGCCGAAGTATGCGAATCTCAATTAAAGTCCGTCGTCTGGAATACCCTTATTCATTTGTCAGACCAGGCCTGTGTTGAGCGCGGAATCTCCTCTGTTGCTTTTCCTTTGGTATCCACGGGGTTATTTAGATACCCACTCAAACCTGCTGTAAATACTATCATATCTACCATATTCGAATTTGTGGCCACCCAACCTACTACACTCTCAGATATAGTGCCCTCGGCCGTGCCCCCACTCCCCGGTTCCCAGATTTATCATACCCAAGGGATATCAGCTATAAAAACGGAGCCCACGGCAGAAGGCCAAACCAATAATGCGACACATAACACACCCAAGCTTGGTCTTCAGTATGTTACGTTCACCCCTACACAAGTTTCCACTCTGGTGTCTGGTCTACCTGACCCGGAGAAACAGCCTATGCCGTTCTACAGACGAATGTGCCAGATACAGAAAACCTACGGATGCACCTGGCAGGATCTACAATCTCTCACGGAGATTAAATGCACAGACAGTTTCCTGCCACTGATGGCCCCGGCATTCGACCTAAGTCAGTCACAACCTATTGATACATACTCTTCGGGACTCACTTATTGTCAACAACTCAAACTCTGGGCCCAGGAAGCACTCACAGAGTTACAGGGCTCACTCCAAGAGATTACACAACAAACGGATGAATCTGTGGAACAGTACGGCTCCAGGATCAGAATACTGTTCGAAGATCTTGGCTTTGCCACTCAAGCCAAGGCTCACCGTATGATCCTGACTAAGGCTTTTATAGACGGACTCAATGAACAGCTGAAAGACAAGATTATGTCAATACGCCCAGATTGTATTGGGGGAACATTACAAGACGCTATATTAGTAGCTAAAGGTTTTGCCCGGTCACAAgcaaaggaactgaaagacaaagggAAAAAGAAAGCACTTGCTCTAATGATGCAAGAAAATGAATGCACAGATGCAGTTTTATGTCCCTCCCTTAatacctcacctcccgctcccgctTCTTTCCCTCCACCGTCTGCCCCCGCCCCTTTCCAACCCCCCAGTAATAATCCGTACccgccccctcctttccctccttaCCCACAGCCATACCCCTACCCTGCCCCTGCCCCGGCCTACACTCCCTATTATCCACAGCACACCCCCCAACAAGGATACTACCCAAACAATGGGCCTCGGCAAGACCGGAGACAAAACGGAGGAGGCCGCAGCCAAGGTGGACCAACCTGCTGGAACTGTGGAATAGTTGGACATGTTAGGAGAGAATGTAGGAAGCCCAGACCAGACCAACTACCTGAGGGACCTCCACCCCGGTCCTGA